The DNA window CCAATGGAATGGCTATAAAAGCACCTGTCGGACCCCAGTTTAAGATCTTGGCCATAAAAATTGCTGCCGGAATTTGAAACAACCAGAAACCAATGAAATTAATCCAGGTAGGAGTCCTGGTGTCGCCGGCTCCATTCAACGCTTGCATCATCACCATACCAATTCCATAAAAAATATAACCTGCCCCCATAATTTGTAAAGCCAACACACCATACCGATGCACTTCTTCTTGATTGGTAAAAATTGAAATTATTGGGGAAGAAAACAGGATAAACAACATCATCACGGCTGCCATAAAATAAACATTGTATTTAGTAGTAAGCAATACACTTTTCTGCGCACGATCTGGGTTTCCTGCACCCAGATTTTGTCCCACCAAAGTAGCCGCAGCATTGGACAAGCCCCATGCCGGTAAGATAAAAAACACCACATTTCTAATCGCAATCTGGTAACCCGCGCTGGCATCCGTACTTCCAGTTGATGAAACAAGGAATGCAAGAAATATCCAACTCCCACTCTGAATAAAAAATTGTAGCGTGGCCGGCCAGGCAAGGGATACGATCGATTTTTGAATACTCCAATCTAATTTAAAATGATGCCTCTTTATTTTAAGCATACCGGAACCTTTGAAAAGGTGATAACTTTGGTAAATTACACCGGCAGTTCTTCCAATAGTAGTCGCAACAGCGGCACCGGTAAGTCCTAGCTCAGGAAAAATTCCATAGCCATAAATCAATAATGGACAGAGTATAATATTTAATAAACTCGCAAGCCACAGACTTTTCATAGCTATCATCGGATCGCCTGCCCCCCTAAAAATTCCATTGATTAAAAACAATAATATAATTGCAGTAGTACCACCCAGCATGATGCGACTAAAATCAGTTCCTGTGTGTATTACTTCCGGCTGAGCTCCCATTAACCTCAATAAATCTGGCGCATAACAATAACCCGAAATGGCCATTATAACTGAAATCAGAATCGCTAAAATAATTGACTGTGCACCCGCATGGGAAGCTTTTTCAATGTCTTTTTCTCCAATCCTTCTGGCAACCAAAGCGGTGGCTGCTGTGCTCAAACCAATGCCCATGGTATAAATAAGAGCGACCATGGATTCCGTAAGTCCTACCGTTGCAACTGCTGCCCGGCTATCTGGCAATTTACTGACAAAGTACATGTCTACCACTGCAAATACGGATTCCAAACTCAATTCAAGAATCATGGGAATCGCAAGCAGTACAATTGCAGACTGAATACTTCCTTGTGTATAGTCATGCTCCTCGCCTTTCAGCGATTGACGAATTAAGAAAAATAATCTGGAAAATTTTTGGCTGCTTTGTCTTTGCATAATATTGACCGATCCTACAAAATTAAACATTTGACTTTGCATACAGATATGGAACTGTTCAAATGCTTTGCACTAAAACAAGTTAAATCTCTTGTCAATTGGAAATTCAAAAAGTTGCAACAGTTCTAATGCAACAGCCATCCATTCTATGTCAGAAATTACTAGAATGGAGTAGGAGTAAAAAATAAATTTTCAAACTCACTGTCTTTTATTCCTCCTCATTGGAGGTTGGCTTATCTTCTTCAACAGTTGGATTTTCCTCTGATGTATTGGACATAGGAGTTTGCTCAACAGAAAGAGATGGAATGGACTCTATGCTATCAGGAGCAGCTTGTCCGGTTTTATTTTTAGCCTTTGACTTACTGGTCTTTATTTCTTCAGCAGCTTTTATTAATTTCTCTTCTTCATTAGATAAAGTCTCATGTTGCTGTTGAATGTTTTCCTGAATTTTGGCTTTAATCTTTTCTTCCTCTTCCTTTACCTTTTGCCTTTGCTCATTCCTTCTTGCATCTTTCTCTTCCCTTTTTTTAGCATTGTCATTCGCTTTTTCCAGAGATGCTTTAACTTTGAGTAATTCATCCAGCTTTTCTTGCTTGAATTTGATTCGCTCTTCAATCATTTTGATTTTAGCCACGCGAATTTGCGCTTCAAGTTGGCCGGTAGATGATTCTATTCGTCTATTCTCAAATGAAATATCGGTATGATCTCTTGCAATCGCTTGTTCAATTTTAGTGATCGCTTGAATTAAACCCTCATATCGACTTTGGTTTCTGTTAGCCGGATTGGCATCACCCCGTTGACCACCCGGTTTTCCGGATTCTCTTTTCGCTCTGATGCCTTTAAATACTTCATCAATCTTAGACATGAGACTTGAGCGATCATCCCTGTTCAGGGACATGGTTTTAAATTCTGTCTGAATTTTAATCATGTCATCAAACAAAGGCTTCAGTGCAGCACCCTCTGTGATTTTCTTTTCTATTTCTGCTATCTTGGATTTTAAACCATCCACCAAAACTTTTGATTTTTGATTTAATTCTGATTTTAAAGCAGAACGAAGCTTTTTAAGCTCTTCAAACATCGCATCCGATTTTTGTCTCAAAGAATCAGAATGATCTCTGAACAGATTACGATCCATGATGTGTTTTTGAACATTTGACCAAAGTTCTTTAAGATCATCCCAAAGATTTTGGTCATAAACTTCCAGTCTTTTGATCTTATCTGAAAGCTCTTCAAGATCGTTTTTGAAATTGCGATAAAGCTTGGAAGATAAAACAACGAAATGCCATTCCATCTGAGCACGCTGGATCATATCTCCCCGTTCCACCTTAAGATCCTCAGGAAGAATACTGTCTGACATGGTTAGCTCCGTCGTACGGTGTACCGTGCCCTCCGGAAAATTAAGATCCTTGCCTTCTCTCCATTGTGTCATGACGAGGTTATAATAATCCTCACTACATGATTTTTCGGGGATTGCCCAAATATCAATTTTGTTTTCTTCTGCCTGAAGGGCTACTGCCAAAAGCACCTTTTGGTCCTCGGCATTTGTTCCCCATACTACCAATCTTGTCCGCATGTCTGCTGTTTTACCCGTTTAATTCAAACTATTTTTTGACGCCATATTATTGGGTCATGCTGTATTCTTATACGACCACTGAAGTCCGTGAAAATGGGTGCAAAAATCAAACCAAAACTTTAAAAAAAAAAATAAGGATAGGTGTTTTTGCGACCTTAATTCATAATATATTGAATTTCTTGTAGTTATGTTTCAACAAAAACCTTGCTCCACCAGGTATTTTGCAATCTGAACAGCATTCGTTGCGGCACCTTTGCGTAAATTGTCTGCTGTAATCCAAAGATTTATAGTCCTTGGTTGGGATTCATCCAGTCTTATCCGACCAACAAAAACCTCATTCATATTTTTAGCCAACAAAGGAGTAGGATATTCATATTTCTCCGGATTGTCCAATAAAACCAAGCCAGGCGCTTGCTTCAACAAATTCCTGATATCTGAAATATGAAAGTCTTTCTTAAAAGTAACATTCACGGACTCCGAGTGACCTCCATGGACCGGAACACGCACAGCCGTTGCCGTAATTTTAAGTGATGGATCACACAATATCTTTCTCGTCTCATGCACCAATTTCATCTCTTCTTTGGTATAACCATTTTCCAGAAAAACATCACAGTGCGGAATGCAATTTTCAAATATTGGATGGTGATATGCCCTTGGTTCGGGTACTGGATTTCCATCTCTTTCGGCTTCGTATTGCCTGACGGCTTTCATTCCGGTCCCTGTGAATGACTGGTAGGTTGACACTACTATTCGATCAATTGAATATTGACGGTGAAGGGGTGCCAGAGCCATGACCATCTGTATTGTGGAGCAATTCGGATTGGCAATTATTTTAGTTTGTTCAGTGATACTTCCACTGTTAATTTCCGGTACCACAAGTGGACAAGAAGGATCCATCCTCCACGCAGAGGAGTTGTCTATAACATAACTTCCCGCAGCTGCAAACTTCGGGGCAAATTCTGTGGAGGTAGCTCCGCCCGCAGAAAATATTGCAATGGCCGGTTTAAGTGCAATTGCATCTTCCATACTTATGATTGGAATTGTCCGGTCATTCCATAAAATGGTTTTGCCTATTGATTGTTCAGAAGCTACCGGAATCAATTCTGCTGAAGCAAATCCCATCTCCTTCAGTACCTGCAACATTACCTGGCCAACCATTCCGGTAACTCCTACAACAGCTATCTTCATAATTAAAATTGAAGTCCCAAAGGTACGCCTGATTTGGAGATAAATAAAAAATATACATTACAATAAAATTATTTATTAATTTTGTAATGAGACACAAATTATCATTCGATTAAATAATCGAATGGAGATAGACACTATTAACCTCTAAATAAACTTACTATGAAGAGCAGATATTCTGTATTACTTTGTTTGCTATTGCCTTTATTCGTCTCTGCACAATGGTACGAATCATTTAATGATGGTCACTTAAATCTATGGACGGGCGATGTAACTGAATTTAAAGTCAATCAAGAAAACCAACTTAATTTATTTGCGGGTGGCCCCGGTGAAAGCAGTATATTCAGATCATACCGATACAGTTCAGACAGCATGATTTGGACCATTTATTGCAAGCTGCTATTTAATCCCTCTGCCTCAAATAAACTTAAAATTTACTTGGCTGCAGATGTACCCAATCCTATATTTTCTGATGGATATTATCTTGAAATTGGCGAAAATGGAAATGAGGATCGCTGGCAACTATATGCCCTGCAAAACAAAAAGATATCGTTACTGGGATCAGGAATTATTGGAAAATTTTCTTCTGATCCGGTCGAATGCAGATTTTCAATAAAACGAATGTCAGACACACTTTGGTTAGTTTCTACTGATTATACTGGAGATAATAACTTCATGGTTGAAACCGAAATTTACGATTCTATTCAATTAGATCTTAAAGATTCATATTTTGGCATTCATTGTTATTATACTGAAACCAGAAAAGACAAATTTATATTTGATGATATTGGAATAAGAGTTGAGGATTTGGATACCATAGCTCCATACATTATTAAGGCAGAAGTATTGGATGATTCCAAATTGAAAATTGAATTCAATGAATTTACGAACGAACTGCAAACATTAAACGTTACTAACTACTCCTTGGATTCATTTACACATCCTTTAAAGGTAGATAAATGCCCACCTAATGACAGGAATTTAATTTTAACCTTTGACAAAGCCTTCGAACCAGAAAAAAAGTATCGTCTCTTTTATAAAGATATCCAGGATATTTCAGGTAACCAGGTCCGTGAAAATCAATACATCAACTTTAATTCACAGAAACACTATCCTGCAAAATCCGGAGAAATTCTGATCAATGAATTCATGGCAGATCCCAGTCCAACAGCAGGACTTCCGGAAACTGAATTTATTGAACTGCTGAACATTTCAGGAAAACATCTTCAACTTAAAAATTTAAGTATTGCTGATGGTTCCAGTATTTCGGAAAACTTTCCGGATTTTATAATTGAGCCGGATTCATTCATTCTCATTTACCATAAAGCTGACTCTTCGCTATTTAAGAATTATGGAAAAGGAATTGGTCTCTCTAAATTTCCAACCATTAACAACTCTGAAGAAATCCTTCGATTGTTTGATGCATCCGGTGATCTTATACACCAGGTAAATTTTTCAGACTCATGGTATCAAAATAGTTTTAAAAAAAATGGTGGCTACAGTTTAGAATTAAAAAAACCATTACAATTTTGCAAAGGTTCAGAAGTTTGGGGGCCCACTGAACATATCTTAGGTGGTACACCTGGAATTATAAATACTGGATATGATAAAGAAACTGACCAAATTGCGCCTGAATTAATCACTTACGCAGTATCCAATTCATTTGAGCTAGAGCTGATTTTTAATGAATCTTTAGACCCGGCTTCTGTGGAACAAATTATTAACTTTCGATTGAATAATGATTTAGTCCCCACCACTGCAAATTTACATTCCACTGAAAACAGTAAAGTGATTCTATTTTTTGACATGCCTCTTGTAAGTGGAAATAAATATTTGCTAAATATTAAAAATCTTGCCGACTGCTCAGGAAATTCAATGTCGGAAATAGATGTGGAAATTTATATTCCCGGTGTCCCAGAACTTGGAGATCTTAGTTGGAATGAAATTCTTTTTAATCCGGAATCAGGTGGCGAAGATTTTGTGGAACTTTATAATAAAAGTAATAAAGCAATTAATATAAGAGATCTGTATATTTCAAATCCACTCTCTGAACCCAGATTCATCAAAATAAATTCTGATTATCTTTTATTACCTCAATCTTATGTTGCGCTTACACGTGATAAAGAGAGTTTGATCAATCTATATCCTTATTCTGAAGCACATCATATTGTAGAGACTGAAATTCCTTCTTTCGATGATCAAAGTGGGTGCCTTCTATTAGCGATCCAAATACACAACAGTCTGGTAGTGATAGATTCCTTACAATATTCGCAAGACTGGCATAATCCATTACTAATCAACAAAGAAGGTGTTTCACTGGAAAAAATAAACCCATCTCTGCTAACAGCAAATAAAAATCATTGGCAATCTGCTTCATCGGGTGTAAAATATGCTACTCCTGGAATTCAAAACAGTCAATATTTGGATGAAATAACAAAAAAAAATAAACCATACAACCTATCATCCATTATCATCAGCCCGGATCAGGATGGCTATAGAGACTTTCTGAGCATTGAATTCAATCTTGAACTGAGTGGTTATAAAATCAGAGCAGAAATTTATGACTTGTTTGGGCAATTGATCCGTGTCATCAGTCATCAGATTCTTGGACCTCATGAACTTTTGAAATGGAATGGCATTGACAAAAATGAACAAAAAATACCTTCAGGAAACTATATATTAAGTATGCAACTCATTCATCCTGAAGGTTCAAAACATGTATATAAAGAACTGATTGTCGTCGATAATGGGAAGAAGTAACTAATTAAAGTTACTTTTGTAACCAAATCGAACTTAGCTTGAATTCTCAGGAATCACATTGGTTTAAAAATAGAATATTTCAGTGGTCAGTGGTAATTGGAATCATAGGCATCAGTACCTTGTTTTTGTTTCCTCCTGAGTATTTATTTGTTAAACAGATTGCAAAGTATGCCACCTATTGGATGTTTGCTTGTCTGGCTATTGGGATTCTTTTTATGTTTCTAGATATTAATTGGATTTTGTATATAGCCTTTGGATGTGCCGGATTTTTAGCCTTGTTTTTGCAATTATCTTTCAACACCTCTATAAAATTTGCATCAGAAAATTCAGATCTATCTATTTCCGTTTTATTTGCCAATCCTTCACTAAGCACAGATGACAGAGATAATACCTTCAGAATTTTGGACAGCATTCAGGCGGATTTGGTCATTTTCGAAGAATTAACCCCTGAGTGGAGAGAATTAACCAATTTGTTCGTTAAAAACTATCCTTCCAACATTACAATATTTCGAATAGACCCTATGGGAAAAGGAATTTTTAGTAAAAAAAGTTTCCAGGAAGTGGATACCATTTCCATTTACAACAATCCGGTAATATTGGCCCATTTAAAAAATTCTGAAAATCAGGATTTCATTGTAGGAATTTGCAACAGTACTCCTCCATTTACGCTACATGATTACAACAAATTAAATTTGTTTCTGGATACTCTTTCACATGCGCTCAATCTATCACTTTCACCCAAAATTTTAGCTACGAACCTAAATATTGAACCTTGGTCACGAGAATTGCGAGAGTTTAGAAATCAAACAAACCTCATGTCCAGCAGGAGACAGAATAACGAAGGATTAAACAACAAAACCCTATTAAGCGTTTTTAATGCCCCAAATGGTGAAATCATTTTCAGTAAGGATTTTGAATGTTCCTATTTTAATGTGATTACAGATTCAAATGGTAATCCCATCGGCATTTTAGGAAAATATCAATTTATTAAGAAAACTCCTGCCAATCAAAAATAATGACTTCTACACAATGGGTAAAGTGGAAAAACTTTATTGTCCTCACAACTTTGGTGTTTATTTCATGCTTTAGTAAAATTTAAATTGTTAAAAATAATGAATGCTTACTAAAAATTAACCTCAAAAGAATAATTTGTTCAGAATTGACATCTTGTTTGCTTATTTTTGAACAATCGAATTTTTCCTTATTGATTTAAATTTAATGATATTGCATATACAAAACATCCCTCCTCAATACAAGTTGATTTTAAAGTACCACAGGAGAAAACAACAAGTTAAAAAAATGACCACAACTAAAAATGAAAAACCATGTGCTGGCAGATTTATGCTTCTTTTAATCTTTCTTTTCAGCCTGCATCTGGAAAGAAGTTTTGCACAACAAAAAAACTACTTTCAACAGATCGTTGATTATAAAATAGAAGTAACCCTCGATGATGAAAACCACTTGCTTCAGGGTAAGATTTCTATGCAATACACCAATAAAAGTCCTGACGTGTTGGATCGGATTGGGATGCATCTTTGGCCGAACGCCTTTTCCAATAAAAACACAGAATTTGGGAAACAAAAGCTCCTTCATAGAAAAACTAAATTCTACGATGCAAAACCGGATGAACTAGGATCCATTCAAAACCTACGATTTACCGTTAATAAGGATGAAGTAAGATTAGAGTACTTAAAGAATAAACCTGATCAGGCATGGTTGCATTTAAAAAATCCGCTGTTACCAGGTAATACAATCATCATTGAGACTCCATTTACAGTTAAAATTCCCGTTTCATTCAGCCGTCTTGGGCATGTGGGTCAGACTTATCAAATTACTCAATGGTATCCTAAACCGGCTGTCTATGATCACAAAGGCTGGCACCTAATGCCCAATTTAGATCAGGGAGAATTTTATTCTGAGTTCGGAAACTTTGAGGTCTCCATTAAAATTCCGGAAAACTATGTAGTCGGAGCCACGGGAACTCTTGAAACGGAAACTGAGAAAGAATTTTTGAAACAACGAATCTCATTAACAGACCAGTTTATCAAGGATGGAGTAGAAAAATTTTCAAATTTACTCGCATCCTCTAAGAAATTTAAAATCATCACTTACAAAGCCGAGCAGGTTCATGATTTTGCCTGGTTTGCCGACAAAAAATTCTATGTACAAAAAGATGAAGTGGTCTTGGAATCCGGAAAAAAAATAGAAACATGGGCCATGTTTAATACACTGGGTGCCTGGACAGATGCTGTGAAATATGTAGGCCGTGCCATTGCATTTTACTCCAAGCACATTGGAGAATACCCCTATCCTCAGGCAACTGCCGTTCACAGTGCTTTGAGTGCAGGGGCAGGAATGGAGTATCCCATGATCACAGTAATTGGTAATGAACGCTTTGCAAAAAGTTTGGATCAAGTGATAACCCATGAAGTTGGACACAATTGGTTCTATGGAATTCTTGCATCCAACGAAAGGGAGCATCCTTATTTGGATGAAGGATTAAATTCCTACTATGAAGACAGATATATGGAAGAATATTATCCAAACTCTTCCAATGACAATCTCGGAATGATGTCTAAATTCACGGGAGGGTTTGAAGAAAATGAACTGATTTATCAATACATGGGAAGATCTTATCTAGATCAGTTTCCTGACCAACACAGTGAAAATTTTAGTCTGATAAATTACGGAAATGATGTATACACAAAATCTTCCAGACTGTTTGAAGATGCTGAGGAGTATCTTGGTGTGGACAATTTTGACCGGATTATGAAAAAATATTATGAGGCCTGGAAATTCAAACATCCATATCCGGAAGACCTCGAAAAAGTCTATTCCGAAAATACAGAGAAGAACATGGACTGGCTGTTCCACTATTTTCTGACCACCAATAAAAAAATGGATTACCGCATCAGCAAAATCAAGCATCAAAATGACTCTGTCCTACTCTCAATAAAAAATTCAGGACAAGTTCCTGCGCCTTTTTTAATTACCGGTATGCAGGAGAATCAAATCAAATATTCCAAATGGATCGATGGTTTCCAAGGAAGCCGTAAAGTAACTCTGCCAAAAGAAAGTGTAGACCATTATATTATTGATCCCAAATTTCAAAGCTATGATTTGTACCGTCATAACAACACCATCCGCAATCATGGCATTTTTAAAAAAATCGAACCACTTCAATTTAAACTATTTCCTGTAGTGGACAATCCAGGAAAAACCGAAATAGGAATTACTCCTGTCGTTGGCAGGAATTCCTACAATGGGTTTATGGCGGGTTTATATATTTCTCAACCTTATTTTCCACCAAGAGTTTGGACTTTTAATGCCATGCCGATGTACTCTTTTGGCAATAAAAGCCTGAGCGGAAAGGCTCATGCTGCCTGGTCAAAACATTTCAGTGAAGGGGCTCTGCACTCAATTAAAATTGGAATACACGCCAAAAGATTTGGGTATGATGAAAAGCAGGTATTAAAGGAAGCTTTAAATTATATGCAATTCAGTCCTTATGTAGAAGTTACGTTGAATACGCCACCTTCAAAATTTATTCAATCTAAATTTTCCTATCAATTTCATCACATAAGAGATGAGGTGACCGATTTTAACGCAACAGATTCAACTTTCAGAATAAGTCATCTCAACAATCAAATCCATGAACTAAAATATATTTATGAAAATCCTAAAATCTTATCACCTCAATCTTTTACAGCCTTGTTACAATTTGAAAATTATCAGGATGCCTTCGCTAAAAACCAAAATTATTTAAGAGCAGATCTTGAATTCAATCAAAAATTCAGAATCCAAAATAAAAGATATTTTGAATTAAGGGTGGCTGGATCTTTCTTTCCATTAAATTCACAAAGAAAATCTACAGCAATTGCTGCAAGAAACGAACAAAATTTTATTCGTGGTTCCGCAGGTGCCTCCTTTCAGGGATATCACGATTATACCAATGAAAATCTATTTTTGGGTAGAAGCAGAGATGAAGGAATATGGTCACAACAAATTATGATCCGTCAAGGCGGTATGAAAATTGCTCCTGGAATAAGTCAAAGAAATAATTTGGGAAATACCAACCAATTTCTAACTGCTGTCAATTTAAGTACAGATCTTCCAATCAAATATATAGGTAACATAATTCGACCCTATTTTGATGCGGTATACATGGATGACAATTTTTCAAATAAAAATGTTTGGCTAATGAGTGGAGGCATAAATATTCATATAGCGGGTGATGTATGGAACATTTATTTTCCATTGTACCATTCAACCAACATAAGGGATTTGTATAAAAGTCTGAATGGAAATTCATATGGCAAACAAATCTGCTTCTCTTTTCAGCTTAAATTTTTTAAACTTTATGATATTCTGAGCCTTATATAATCAACATTTAAATTACAATATGCAAAATCTGGAAGTTCAAATAGACAATCACATACTCTACATTTACCTTAACAGACCTGATGTTTTTAATAGCTTCAATCGTGAAATGTCACTTGAATTGCAAGAAGCCTTGGATCGTGCTTACTCAAATGATGAAATCAGAGTAGTCTATTTATCCGGAAAAGGGAAGGCTTTTTGTGCAGGACAAGATCTGAAAGAAGCAGTCGACCCTGAAGGGCCGGAAATCAGAACCATTTTAGAAGAACATTACAATCCCCTCATACTGCGCATCAGAAAACTTAACAAACCTGTCATTGCTGCAGTGAATGGGGTTGCCGCAGGAGCGGGTGCCAATCTGGCCCTGGCATGTGATATTGTGGTGGCCAATGAAGGGGCTTCTTTTATACAGGCTTTTAGTAAAATCGGCTTGATTCCGGATTGTAGTGGAACATTTATGTTGCCAAGATTAATTGGATGGCAGAGAGCTTCTGCCCTAATGATGACCGCAGAAAAAGTATCCGCTCATGAGGCACAACAAATGGGAATGATTTATAAAGTGTTTGCAAATGATGATTTTGAAAGATCTAGTAAAGAACTTGCTTCCCAAATTGCAGCAATGCCTACCAAAGGATTGATCTATACAAAATATGCACTTAACGAATCCATCCATCACGGATTGGAAGCACAATTAGAAACTGAATTAAAATTTCAAATATTGGCATCTCAAACTCATGACTTCAAGGAAGGAGTAAGTGCTTTTATTGAAAAAAGAAAACCTGAATTTATTGGTAAATAATTTTCAGTGCAGCTTTGAATGAACATAGTTTTCGGAAAGCATGGAGTTCAAATAATGCTTTTAACGAATAGATTTTTACAATGACTTTTTTATGTTTGTACATAATTGCAATAAAAAAGAGGTGAAAAATATTTCCACCTCTTTTTATTACCAACAAACGAAAAACTCTTAATTGTTTAGCATGGAATTTAAACCGGGTGCATTTAATCCACTTCCTCCGATTAATCCATATGCAAAAATGGTATAACTCTTTCCTGCAGCCACCTTATAATTTGACAAACTGAACAAGGCAACACTGGTGCCGGGTAGTTTAACTTCTACTGTAATTGGCTTAGCTGCCACGCTTCCAAAATTTGTATATTGTTTATAGGACAAACTGTTGGACACCTTTACGCCATCAATATAAATATCAACGGAAGGACCATTTGAAATCAAATGTGCAAAACGTAAATAGGCCATTGAAGTATCCGGTGTTTCATGGGTGTCGTTAAAAACAATAACCTCAAGACTCGATTTTGGATTGAGTGCAACAAGAGTATAGGCCTTGTCCCCCCCGAAATCATAACTTGAATTGATCAAAGTGCTTCCATTTGATTTATCCTTAACGTTGATTACCTGATTGCCCGGGTCAACATTCTTATAACTAATAAAACTGGAAAATCCTACTGAACCAAAATAACTGGCTGAATCTTTAATGACTACATTCATTATTCCTCCATCCGGTGATGCATTAATAAATGCTACTTTCGCAGGACCAGGATCATCTTCCTTTTTACAGGAACTTAGGGTAACCAAACTGCCGATCAAAATGGCAATACCAAACAAATACATTATTCTGTTCATATTAATAAATTAAATTAGGAAAACTTGGAAAAGGGTGAAAATGGGGCAGACCTTAGGATGTTAACGCTGTTATTTGTATTTTGTTGCATTTAGAGTTAAAGTCAAAAATATGAGCTTATTCAGGAACAACCCGGGTTATAGGGAATCTTACAGCGGTAACAAATTACGTGGAGGAGGTTTAAGACTTGGAGCGCCGATTATTATTGCCCTTGTAATTGCCGGTTTTTCCTATTTTCGGTATTGTTCTACTGAAACTTACAATGAATATTTAGGCATATATCAACACATCAGTTTAACCCCCGAACAGGAAATTGCAATTGGTTTACAATCAAAACCTGCCATGATACAGGAGTATGGTGGCATGGACCCGGACCAAAGGGCCCAGGCTTTAGTCCAGGAAACTGGAGCCAGTCTAGTCCAAAAAAGTGTTGCTTCTAAAACTCCTTACCAATACCAGTTTCATCTTTTGGCAGACCCCAACACCATCAATGC is part of the Candidatus Vicinibacter affinis genome and encodes:
- a CDS encoding M1 family metallopeptidase gives rise to the protein MTTTKNEKPCAGRFMLLLIFLFSLHLERSFAQQKNYFQQIVDYKIEVTLDDENHLLQGKISMQYTNKSPDVLDRIGMHLWPNAFSNKNTEFGKQKLLHRKTKFYDAKPDELGSIQNLRFTVNKDEVRLEYLKNKPDQAWLHLKNPLLPGNTIIIETPFTVKIPVSFSRLGHVGQTYQITQWYPKPAVYDHKGWHLMPNLDQGEFYSEFGNFEVSIKIPENYVVGATGTLETETEKEFLKQRISLTDQFIKDGVEKFSNLLASSKKFKIITYKAEQVHDFAWFADKKFYVQKDEVVLESGKKIETWAMFNTLGAWTDAVKYVGRAIAFYSKHIGEYPYPQATAVHSALSAGAGMEYPMITVIGNERFAKSLDQVITHEVGHNWFYGILASNEREHPYLDEGLNSYYEDRYMEEYYPNSSNDNLGMMSKFTGGFEENELIYQYMGRSYLDQFPDQHSENFSLINYGNDVYTKSSRLFEDAEEYLGVDNFDRIMKKYYEAWKFKHPYPEDLEKVYSENTEKNMDWLFHYFLTTNKKMDYRISKIKHQNDSVLLSIKNSGQVPAPFLITGMQENQIKYSKWIDGFQGSRKVTLPKESVDHYIIDPKFQSYDLYRHNNTIRNHGIFKKIEPLQFKLFPVVDNPGKTEIGITPVVGRNSYNGFMAGLYISQPYFPPRVWTFNAMPMYSFGNKSLSGKAHAAWSKHFSEGALHSIKIGIHAKRFGYDEKQVLKEALNYMQFSPYVEVTLNTPPSKFIQSKFSYQFHHIRDEVTDFNATDSTFRISHLNNQIHELKYIYENPKILSPQSFTALLQFENYQDAFAKNQNYLRADLEFNQKFRIQNKRYFELRVAGSFFPLNSQRKSTAIAARNEQNFIRGSAGASFQGYHDYTNENLFLGRSRDEGIWSQQIMIRQGGMKIAPGISQRNNLGNTNQFLTAVNLSTDLPIKYIGNIIRPYFDAVYMDDNFSNKNVWLMSGGINIHIAGDVWNIYFPLYHSTNIRDLYKSLNGNSYGKQICFSFQLKFFKLYDILSLI
- a CDS encoding enoyl-CoA hydratase/isomerase family protein, translating into MQNLEVQIDNHILYIYLNRPDVFNSFNREMSLELQEALDRAYSNDEIRVVYLSGKGKAFCAGQDLKEAVDPEGPEIRTILEEHYNPLILRIRKLNKPVIAAVNGVAAGAGANLALACDIVVANEGASFIQAFSKIGLIPDCSGTFMLPRLIGWQRASALMMTAEKVSAHEAQQMGMIYKVFANDDFERSSKELASQIAAMPTKGLIYTKYALNESIHHGLEAQLETELKFQILASQTHDFKEGVSAFIEKRKPEFIGK
- a CDS encoding DUF4397 domain-containing protein, whose product is MNRIMYLFGIAILIGSLVTLSSCKKEDDPGPAKVAFINASPDGGIMNVVIKDSASYFGSVGFSSFISYKNVDPGNQVINVKDKSNGSTLINSSYDFGGDKAYTLVALNPKSSLEVIVFNDTHETPDTSMAYLRFAHLISNGPSVDIYIDGVKVSNSLSYKQYTNFGSVAAKPITVEVKLPGTSVALFSLSNYKVAAGKSYTIFAYGLIGGSGLNAPGLNSMLNN